Proteins encoded together in one Candidatus Dormiibacterota bacterium window:
- a CDS encoding ATP-dependent 6-phosphofructokinase, producing the protein MRVGILTGGGDAPGLNAAIRAVAILTYANGGSVVQVRDGWRGLVGDGDLVEMEPSAFDGILNIGGTILGSSRTNPMKMEGGVEACLRNIERAGLDALVAIGGDDTLSVARRLAAEGGPVVGCPKTMDNDLSVTEYCIGFDTATSIVAEALDRVRTTATSHHRAVVMEVMGRDTGWVALDGGIAGGADFIIIPEFPPHLDELVEHVQARWAAGKRHSLIIAAEGTEMPELGGREETGGERDAFGHVRLAKRGVAERLAEAIEERTGKETRWVAPSYIQRGGTPTAFDRIWATRCGTVSHDLAEKKAFGQMPVVRCGRVDTAPIADVVAEQRLVPRELYEMTQAFR; encoded by the coding sequence ATGCGCGTCGGCATTCTCACCGGCGGGGGTGACGCTCCCGGCCTCAACGCCGCCATCCGTGCCGTGGCCATCCTGACCTATGCGAATGGCGGAAGCGTGGTGCAGGTGCGCGACGGCTGGAGGGGACTTGTGGGTGACGGCGACCTGGTCGAGATGGAGCCGAGCGCCTTCGACGGCATCCTCAACATCGGCGGAACCATCCTCGGCAGCTCCCGCACCAACCCGATGAAGATGGAGGGCGGGGTCGAGGCCTGCCTGCGCAACATCGAGCGCGCCGGCCTCGACGCGCTGGTCGCGATCGGCGGCGACGACACCCTCAGCGTCGCCCGGCGGCTCGCCGCCGAGGGCGGCCCGGTGGTCGGCTGCCCCAAGACGATGGACAACGATCTCTCGGTCACCGAGTACTGCATCGGCTTCGACACCGCGACGAGCATCGTCGCCGAGGCGCTCGACCGGGTGCGGACCACCGCCACCTCCCACCACCGCGCCGTGGTGATGGAGGTGATGGGCCGTGACACCGGCTGGGTGGCCCTGGACGGCGGCATCGCCGGCGGCGCCGACTTCATCATCATCCCCGAGTTCCCACCCCACCTTGACGAGCTGGTCGAGCACGTGCAGGCGCGCTGGGCCGCGGGGAAGCGCCACAGCCTGATCATCGCGGCCGAGGGCACCGAGATGCCCGAGCTGGGCGGCCGCGAGGAGACCGGCGGCGAGCGCGACGCCTTCGGCCACGTCCGCCTCGCCAAGCGCGGCGTCGCCGAGCGCCTCGCCGAGGCCATCGAGGAGCGCACCGGCAAGGAGACCCGCTGGGTCGCCCCCAGCTACATCCAGCGCGGCGGCACCCCCACCGCGTTCGACCGCATCTGGGCCACGCGCTGCGGCACCGTCTCCCACGACCTCGCCGAGAAGAAGGCCTTCGGTCAGATGCCGGTGGTGCGCTGCGGCCGGGTCGACACCGCCCCCATCGCGGACGTCGTCGCCGAGCAGCGCCTGGTGCCCCGCGAGCTCTACGAGATGACGCAGGCGTTCCGCTGA
- a CDS encoding cation diffusion facilitator family transporter — protein MEQSGHGHDHRDHDEHGHEDAHPDAGGHGHVHGRPAATTPGALRTLGIASVGLALVSASELVVSALSGSAAVLADGLHNLGDVFTTVALAGAFLLSNRAPTRRFPYGYHRGEDLAGVVVLLLILASAIASGVTSIEHLLHRSPLSHPGLALAAALVGFAGNEAVARYKTVMGRRLRSMSLVADGQHSRIDGLASLGAAVGVAGAWAGMPVLDPVAGLVLTAVIAVVAVDTARNVTARLLDEADASLLATIEEVAAAAPGVVSVSDVRARWTGRKMRAELVLAVPPDETVSRAHALGEQVRHELFHRIEGLAEVVVHLDPAGDAEAHQEVRHHEAGSGSGSGAG, from the coding sequence GTGGAGCAGAGCGGGCACGGCCACGATCATCGGGATCACGACGAGCACGGCCACGAGGACGCGCACCCGGACGCGGGCGGTCACGGCCACGTCCACGGCCGGCCGGCGGCCACCACCCCGGGCGCGCTGCGCACCCTGGGGATCGCCTCGGTGGGCCTCGCCCTGGTGTCCGCCTCGGAGCTGGTGGTGTCGGCGCTGTCGGGCAGCGCGGCGGTGCTCGCCGACGGCCTCCACAACCTCGGCGACGTGTTCACCACGGTCGCCCTGGCCGGCGCCTTCCTGCTCAGCAACCGGGCCCCCACCCGCCGTTTCCCCTACGGCTACCACCGCGGTGAGGACCTCGCCGGCGTCGTCGTCCTGCTCCTCATCCTCGCCAGCGCGATCGCGTCGGGGGTGACCTCGATCGAGCACCTCCTCCACCGCTCGCCCCTGTCCCATCCCGGGCTCGCCCTCGCCGCCGCGCTGGTCGGCTTCGCCGGCAACGAGGCGGTGGCGCGCTACAAGACGGTGATGGGGCGGCGGCTGCGCAGCATGTCGCTGGTGGCCGACGGCCAGCACTCCAGGATCGACGGGCTGGCCTCGCTGGGGGCGGCGGTGGGCGTGGCCGGGGCCTGGGCGGGGATGCCCGTGCTCGACCCCGTCGCCGGCCTGGTGCTCACCGCGGTGATCGCGGTGGTGGCCGTCGACACCGCCCGCAACGTCACCGCCCGGCTGCTCGACGAGGCCGACGCCTCGCTGCTGGCGACCATCGAGGAGGTTGCCGCGGCCGCCCCGGGGGTGGTCTCGGTGTCGGACGTCAGGGCCCGCTGGACCGGCCGGAAGATGCGCGCCGAGCTGGTGCTCGCGGTGCCCCCGGACGAGACCGTGTCACGGGCGCACGCCCTCGGCGAGCAGGTCCGCCACGAGCTGTTCCACCGGATCGAGGGGCTGGCCGAGGTGGTGGTCCACCTCGACCCCGCCGGCGACGCGGAGGCGCACCAGGAGGTGCGCCACCACGAGGCCGGCTCGGGCTCGGGCTCGGGCGCCGGCTAG
- a CDS encoding HU family DNA-binding protein, protein MSVITRDVLAERLADWVRSNDGEMSMVAARDEVKWFFDTLATSLATGDEVRIHGFGTFKTAQRAARVGRNPRTGETVQVAARRVARFTPSTTLAASLRETAKAPAKKKAKKA, encoded by the coding sequence ATGAGTGTCATCACGCGCGACGTGCTTGCCGAGCGGCTGGCCGACTGGGTGCGCTCCAACGACGGCGAGATGTCGATGGTGGCGGCCCGGGACGAGGTCAAGTGGTTCTTCGACACCCTCGCCACCTCGCTCGCGACCGGTGACGAGGTGCGCATCCACGGGTTCGGCACCTTCAAGACCGCGCAGCGCGCGGCCCGGGTGGGCCGCAACCCGCGCACCGGTGAGACCGTCCAGGTGGCGGCGCGCCGGGTGGCGCGGTTCACGCCCAGCACCACGCTGGCGGCGTCGCTCAGGGAGACCGCCAAGGCCCCCGCCAAGAAGAAGGCGAAGAAGGCCTAG
- a CDS encoding gluconeogenesis factor YvcK family protein produces the protein MRARLAVPAPERPEEPPVSGAAPAGEPAPSAAEPEAASWDNRPPMPDSPPLRPEGMVRWFTPGLNVKRWLLLLFAAIVLLSLAFGYALKDAYTTFAFPRFVGPLTLQFMPRWARAVLFLGLGVSVAGFAFYRLGRSILGPFLPLASSGGSGVVEQIYTHRLLAKGPRLVAIGGGTGMSSMLRGIKKYTGNISAIVTVADDGGSSGRLRTEYQVLPPGDFRQCLTALAETEPLMTSLFSHRFTGEGSLSGHSFGNLFIMAMAEITGDFEHALQASGRVLRVRGQIMPSTLQDVVLCANAGGEIRIGESRIPQGAGPIDRVFLDPPSPQINPEAELAILDAELIVVGPGSLYTSILPNLLVDGLVEALRASPAVKVYVCNVATQPGETTGFTVSEHLDAIEKHVGGNLFDYVICNSNHGLPLPPSAVEAGITRVAFDREKASRRPVHFILADVVSPRISTHHDPEKLARVIMKRVWR, from the coding sequence ATGCGCGCGCGCCTCGCCGTGCCCGCCCCGGAGCGCCCGGAGGAGCCGCCCGTCAGCGGGGCCGCCCCGGCCGGCGAGCCCGCCCCCTCGGCCGCGGAGCCCGAGGCGGCGTCGTGGGACAATCGACCCCCGATGCCCGACTCCCCTCCTCTCCGGCCCGAGGGGATGGTGCGGTGGTTCACCCCCGGGCTGAACGTCAAGCGCTGGCTGCTGCTGCTCTTCGCCGCCATCGTGCTGCTCAGCCTGGCCTTCGGCTACGCGCTCAAGGACGCCTACACCACCTTCGCCTTCCCCCGCTTCGTCGGCCCGCTCACCCTGCAGTTCATGCCCCGCTGGGCACGGGCGGTGCTCTTCCTCGGGCTCGGCGTCAGCGTGGCCGGCTTCGCGTTCTACCGGCTGGGCCGGTCGATCCTCGGCCCCTTCCTCCCGCTGGCGTCGTCGGGCGGCAGCGGCGTGGTCGAGCAGATCTACACCCACCGCCTGCTCGCCAAGGGGCCGCGGCTGGTGGCCATCGGCGGGGGCACCGGGATGAGCTCGATGCTCCGCGGCATCAAGAAGTACACCGGGAACATCTCCGCGATCGTCACCGTCGCCGACGACGGCGGCTCCAGCGGCCGGCTCCGCACCGAGTACCAGGTGCTGCCCCCGGGCGACTTCCGCCAGTGCCTCACCGCCCTGGCGGAGACCGAGCCGCTGATGACCAGCCTCTTCTCCCACCGCTTCACCGGCGAGGGGTCGCTGAGCGGCCACTCCTTCGGCAACCTCTTCATCATGGCGATGGCCGAGATCACCGGCGACTTCGAGCACGCCCTCCAGGCCTCGGGACGGGTTCTGCGCGTGCGTGGCCAGATCATGCCGAGCACCCTCCAGGACGTGGTCCTGTGTGCCAACGCGGGCGGCGAGATCCGCATCGGCGAGTCGCGCATCCCCCAGGGCGCCGGGCCGATCGACCGGGTCTTCCTCGACCCGCCGTCGCCCCAGATCAACCCCGAGGCCGAGCTCGCCATCCTCGACGCCGAGCTGATCGTGGTCGGCCCCGGCTCGCTCTACACCTCGATCCTCCCCAACCTGCTGGTGGACGGGCTGGTGGAGGCGCTGCGGGCCTCCCCGGCGGTCAAGGTGTACGTGTGCAACGTCGCCACCCAGCCGGGGGAGACCACCGGTTTCACCGTGAGCGAGCACCTCGACGCCATCGAGAAGCACGTCGGCGGCAATCTCTTCGACTACGTGATCTGCAACAGCAACCACGGCCTTCCCCTGCCCCCCTCGGCGGTCGAGGCGGGCATCACCCGGGTCGCGTTCGATCGTGAGAAGGCGTCACGGCGTCCGGTCCACTTCATCCTCGCCGACGTCGTCTCGCCGCGGATCTCGACGCACCACGACCCGGAGAAGCTCGCCCGCGTGATCATGAAGCGGGTGTGGCGCTAG
- the glpX gene encoding class II fructose-bisphosphatase has product MPPRARQRRDIGTPIDRNLALELVRVTEGAAIAASRFMGRDLLDEAEQAAVDAMRRSLGYVDMDGVVVIGEGEKDDNPMLYIGENVGNGNPPTVDVAVDPIDSARLVAGGLPGAVSTVALAERGALFHTHCYYMEKLIVGPRAHKVIDITDTVANNLKRIARAEGRDVEDLTVVVLNRPRHQRLLREIRAAGARVKLIPDGDIAAGLWAAMEHRTGIDVLWGIGGAPEGVLAACAVKAVGGGMQGRLAPRDEGERAVMRAEGKDTGVLTLDDLCGGENVFFAATGVTDGELLQGVRFAGRGVVSTHSVVMRSYSGTVRYIEATHDIARLRARAPIAPAGAGL; this is encoded by the coding sequence ATGCCGCCGAGAGCCCGCCAGCGCCGCGACATCGGCACCCCGATCGACCGCAACCTCGCGCTCGAGCTGGTGCGGGTCACCGAGGGGGCGGCGATCGCCGCCTCGCGGTTCATGGGCCGCGACCTCCTCGACGAGGCCGAGCAGGCCGCCGTGGACGCGATGCGACGCAGCCTCGGCTACGTCGACATGGACGGGGTGGTGGTGATCGGCGAGGGCGAGAAGGACGACAACCCGATGCTCTACATCGGGGAGAACGTGGGCAACGGCAACCCGCCCACCGTGGACGTCGCCGTCGACCCCATCGACAGTGCCCGGCTGGTGGCCGGGGGCCTCCCCGGAGCGGTCTCCACGGTGGCGCTGGCGGAGCGCGGCGCGCTCTTCCACACCCACTGCTACTACATGGAGAAGCTGATCGTCGGGCCCCGCGCGCACAAGGTCATCGACATCACCGACACCGTGGCCAACAACCTGAAGCGGATCGCCCGGGCCGAGGGCCGCGACGTCGAGGACCTGACCGTGGTGGTCCTCAACCGCCCCCGCCACCAGCGCCTGCTGCGCGAGATCCGCGCCGCCGGGGCGCGGGTGAAGCTGATCCCCGACGGCGACATCGCCGCCGGGCTGTGGGCGGCGATGGAGCACCGCACCGGCATCGACGTCCTCTGGGGCATCGGCGGCGCCCCCGAGGGGGTGCTCGCCGCCTGCGCGGTCAAGGCGGTGGGCGGAGGCATGCAGGGCCGGCTGGCGCCGCGTGACGAGGGCGAGCGCGCGGTGATGCGTGCCGAGGGCAAGGACACCGGCGTTCTGACTCTCGACGATCTGTGCGGAGGCGAGAACGTGTTCTTCGCGGCGACCGGGGTGACCGACGGCGAGCTCCTCCAGGGGGTGCGCTTCGCCGGTCGAGGCGTGGTCAGCACCCACAGCGTGGTGATGCGCTCGTATTCGGGCACGGTGCGGTACATCGAGGCCACCCACGACATCGCCCGCCTCCGGGCCCGCGCGCCCATCGCCCCCGCCGGGGCCGGCCTCTGA
- a CDS encoding CBS domain-containing protein gives MIFLSDFLRADVVDVHQRTVGKVRDLIVRMGDPYPTVIALAVRGHSAPATIDWSVVRAWENREISLGVGAADLREHEPVPEEVWLSRDILDKQIVDTDGRRVVRVNDLQLQQSNGSVLLVGVDIGTRGLLRRLNAEHVGRRLRRLAGGDLPQRLISWDAVDTLHSDERSVKLRISHRKLSKMHPADIAEIVGQLGGRDREAIFASLDDEIAADTLEESSDEVQAQILARLDDERAADILEAMSPDEAADLLADLPEERREQLIAKMEAEEAEDVEELLAYGEDTAGGLMTTEYVAIPASLTAAEAIDRLRELEPDAESIYYVYVIDDDERLLGVLSLRDLIVAKPATPIADLMIKRVIAVPLDARPEDVAAVIAKYNLLAVPVVDDDDRIQGIVTIDDALDTVMPAGLKRRARAL, from the coding sequence TTGATCTTTCTCAGCGACTTCCTGCGCGCCGACGTGGTCGACGTCCATCAGAGGACCGTCGGCAAGGTCCGTGACCTGATCGTGCGCATGGGCGATCCGTACCCCACGGTCATCGCCCTCGCGGTGCGCGGTCACTCGGCCCCGGCGACCATCGACTGGAGCGTGGTCCGCGCCTGGGAGAACCGCGAGATCAGCCTCGGCGTCGGCGCCGCCGACCTCAGGGAGCACGAGCCCGTGCCCGAGGAGGTCTGGCTGAGCCGCGACATCCTCGACAAGCAGATCGTCGACACCGACGGCCGCCGGGTGGTGCGGGTCAACGACCTCCAGCTCCAGCAGAGCAACGGCTCGGTGCTGCTGGTGGGGGTGGACATCGGCACCCGCGGACTGCTCCGCCGGCTCAACGCCGAGCACGTGGGCCGGCGGCTGCGCCGACTCGCCGGCGGCGACCTCCCCCAGCGGCTGATCAGCTGGGACGCGGTCGACACGCTGCACAGCGACGAGCGCTCGGTGAAGCTGCGCATCAGCCACCGCAAGCTCTCGAAGATGCATCCCGCCGACATCGCCGAGATCGTCGGCCAGCTCGGCGGCCGCGACCGGGAGGCGATCTTCGCCAGCCTCGACGACGAGATCGCCGCCGACACCCTCGAGGAGTCGTCCGACGAGGTGCAGGCGCAGATCCTCGCCCGGCTCGACGACGAGCGCGCCGCCGACATCCTCGAGGCGATGTCGCCGGACGAGGCCGCCGACCTGCTCGCCGACCTCCCCGAGGAACGCCGCGAGCAGCTGATCGCCAAGATGGAGGCCGAGGAGGCCGAGGACGTCGAGGAGCTGCTCGCCTACGGTGAGGACACCGCCGGCGGCCTGATGACCACCGAGTACGTGGCCATCCCCGCCAGCCTCACCGCGGCCGAGGCGATCGACCGCCTCCGCGAGCTCGAACCCGACGCCGAGTCGATCTACTACGTGTACGTGATCGACGACGACGAGCGGCTGCTCGGGGTGCTGAGCCTCCGCGACCTCATCGTCGCCAAGCCGGCGACCCCGATCGCCGACCTGATGATCAAGCGGGTCATCGCCGTGCCCCTCGACGCCCGGCCTGAGGACGTGGCCGCGGTGATCGCCAAGTACAACCTCCTCGCCGTCCCGGTTGTGGACGACGACGACCGTATCCAGGGGATCGTCACCATCGACGACGCCCTCGACACGGTCATGCCCGCCGGGCTGAAGCGGAGGGCCAGGGCGCTGTGA
- a CDS encoding Nramp family divalent metal transporter, with product MKTPPQTAALRRKAEEAIAARRERRSAHPRRFAGARKYLAIIGPGLIVANAGNDAGGIFTYSNTGSKYGLNLLWTFLPILLALIVTQEMVARLGCVTGKGLMDLIRERFGVRWTLFASVVVIVANGGTVLAEFAGIGGALGLLGVPLPVAVLSAALMIGVLVLRANRRLVERVFLAMGLTFVSYIVTAFMVPHSWAEVAHALVVPTLSHPPIRPGATSYTTDVITLIGTTITPYMQLFLQSSIVDKGTSEKELGYARADVISGSAFAVMVAIFIVITTAYTLNRAGFAGQDLSSATDAARALQPLAGAHATQLFAIGLLGASLLAAAVLPLSTAFVVCEAFGAERSVQSRFGEAPLFFGLFILLLATGAITVALLGPSSIAAVAIGTQTLDGVLLPVLLVFILILANDRRLLGRYRNGPVNNAIAGALTVVLSALTAYLVLTTLTGL from the coding sequence ATGAAGACGCCCCCTCAGACCGCCGCCCTGCGCCGCAAGGCCGAGGAGGCGATCGCGGCGCGCCGTGAGCGCCGGTCCGCCCATCCCCGCCGCTTCGCCGGGGCGCGCAAGTACCTGGCGATCATCGGCCCCGGCCTGATCGTCGCCAATGCCGGCAACGACGCCGGCGGCATCTTCACCTACAGCAACACCGGGTCCAAGTACGGCCTCAACCTGCTCTGGACCTTCCTGCCCATCCTGCTCGCGCTGATCGTCACCCAGGAGATGGTGGCCCGGCTCGGCTGCGTGACCGGCAAGGGGCTGATGGACCTGATCCGCGAACGCTTCGGGGTGCGCTGGACGCTCTTCGCCTCGGTGGTGGTGATCGTCGCCAACGGCGGCACCGTGCTCGCCGAGTTCGCCGGCATCGGGGGCGCGCTGGGCCTGCTCGGCGTGCCCCTGCCCGTCGCCGTGCTGAGCGCGGCGCTGATGATCGGGGTGCTGGTGCTGCGCGCCAACCGCCGGCTGGTGGAACGGGTGTTCCTGGCGATGGGGCTGACCTTCGTCAGCTACATCGTCACCGCATTCATGGTGCCCCACAGCTGGGCCGAGGTCGCCCACGCACTGGTGGTCCCCACCCTCTCCCATCCGCCGATCCGCCCCGGCGCCACCTCCTACACCACCGACGTCATCACCCTGATCGGCACCACCATCACGCCCTACATGCAGCTCTTCCTGCAGTCGTCGATCGTCGACAAGGGCACCTCGGAGAAGGAGCTGGGCTACGCCCGCGCCGACGTGATCAGCGGGTCGGCGTTCGCGGTGATGGTGGCGATCTTCATCGTCATCACCACCGCCTACACGCTCAACAGGGCGGGTTTCGCCGGGCAGGACCTGAGCAGCGCCACCGACGCCGCCCGCGCGCTCCAGCCCCTGGCCGGCGCCCACGCCACCCAGCTCTTCGCCATCGGCCTGCTCGGCGCCTCGCTGCTGGCGGCGGCGGTGCTGCCGCTGAGCACCGCCTTCGTCGTCTGCGAGGCCTTCGGGGCCGAGCGCAGCGTCCAGAGCCGCTTCGGCGAGGCGCCGCTCTTCTTCGGCCTCTTCATCCTGCTGCTCGCGACCGGTGCGATCACCGTGGCGCTGCTCGGACCCTCGTCGATCGCCGCGGTGGCGATCGGCACCCAGACCCTCGACGGCGTGCTGCTGCCGGTGCTGCTGGTGTTCATCCTCATCCTCGCCAACGACCGGCGGCTGCTCGGCCGCTACCGCAACGGGCCGGTCAACAACGCGATCGCCGGGGCGCTCACGGTGGTGCTCTCGGCGCTGACCGCCTACCTGGTGCTGACCACGCTCACCGGGCTGTAG
- a CDS encoding PfkB family carbohydrate kinase: MAWAITATGTVTIDDVTTPAGRATDLQGGSAVYFSLAAAPFAPVRIVGVVGRDGEARLREIAGGAGVDLDGLEVSGEPTFRWRAIHDFERWVTACEHAEAGAYASWRPRLDGIAAAAEVLFLGSMPPASQLEALAQSGARVVGADSMTVYIGGPERDRVVKVAESADVLFLNRTELAALSDRPAAEWRESAAALCGRSRLRVVVVKAGPLGAACVTATEVVERAAHPVGAVVDPTGAGDALAGGFLGACARAELDPLDHLVEALDAGLARAAQAISRFGPEGLLDPPVSRDGAPTAR, translated from the coding sequence GTGGCCTGGGCGATCACGGCGACCGGGACGGTGACCATCGACGACGTCACCACCCCGGCGGGCCGCGCCACCGATCTGCAGGGCGGCTCGGCGGTCTACTTCTCGCTCGCCGCCGCCCCCTTCGCACCGGTGCGCATCGTCGGGGTGGTGGGCCGTGACGGCGAGGCCCGGCTGCGCGAGATCGCCGGCGGCGCGGGGGTCGACCTCGACGGCCTCGAGGTCAGTGGCGAGCCCACCTTCCGCTGGCGCGCCATTCACGACTTCGAGCGCTGGGTGACCGCCTGCGAGCACGCCGAGGCGGGCGCGTACGCCTCCTGGCGACCGCGGCTGGACGGCATCGCCGCCGCCGCCGAGGTGCTCTTCCTGGGGAGCATGCCGCCGGCCTCTCAGCTCGAGGCGCTCGCCCAGTCGGGGGCGCGGGTGGTCGGCGCCGACAGCATGACCGTGTACATCGGCGGCCCTGAGCGCGACCGCGTCGTGAAGGTGGCGGAGAGCGCCGACGTCCTCTTCCTCAACCGGACCGAGCTCGCCGCGCTCAGCGACAGGCCCGCCGCCGAGTGGCGGGAGTCGGCGGCGGCGCTCTGCGGCCGGAGCCGGCTGCGGGTGGTGGTGGTGAAGGCGGGCCCGCTGGGAGCAGCCTGCGTGACCGCCACCGAGGTGGTGGAGCGCGCCGCCCACCCGGTGGGCGCGGTGGTCGATCCCACCGGCGCCGGCGACGCCCTCGCGGGCGGCTTCCTCGGCGCCTGCGCCCGCGCCGAGCTGGACCCGCTCGACCACCTCGTCGAGGCCCTCGACGCCGGGCTGGCCCGCGCCGCCCAGGCGATCTCCCGCTTCGGACCCGAGGGACTGCTCGACCCCCCGGTGTCCCGGGACGGCGCCCCTACAGCCCGGTGA
- a CDS encoding ParA family protein — translation MSRVIAIANQKGGVGKSTTTQNLGFALAETGLRVLLVDLDPQAALTVMCGAFPDEGGPGLGECLEGAAAAEEVLRRPRPRVWLLTGSARLGEVEPGLASAPAGGLRLRTALQPLHHRFDAMVVDCPPTLGMLTVNALAAAGEVLVPLQLDFLALGGMRALLGTVASVRSTLNPGLRVGGILGTMQRGRAVHSEEVLSRVRERFGGLVFDTVVRTSVRFPEASAGGVSILEYDGRSPGARAYRQLAEEVLRRAPTD, via the coding sequence GTGTCCCGGGTGATCGCCATCGCCAATCAGAAGGGCGGCGTGGGCAAGAGCACCACCACCCAGAACCTCGGATTCGCGCTCGCCGAGACCGGTTTGCGGGTGCTGCTCGTCGACCTCGACCCCCAGGCCGCGCTGACGGTGATGTGCGGCGCGTTCCCGGACGAGGGCGGCCCCGGGCTGGGCGAGTGCCTCGAGGGCGCCGCCGCCGCGGAGGAGGTGCTGCGCCGCCCCCGCCCCCGGGTGTGGCTGCTCACCGGCTCGGCGCGGCTCGGCGAGGTCGAGCCCGGGCTGGCCTCGGCACCCGCCGGGGGGCTGCGGCTGCGCACCGCGCTCCAGCCCCTCCACCACCGCTTCGACGCGATGGTGGTCGACTGCCCTCCGACCCTGGGGATGCTCACCGTCAACGCGCTCGCCGCCGCCGGCGAGGTGCTGGTTCCCCTGCAGCTCGACTTCCTCGCCCTGGGGGGCATGCGGGCGCTGCTCGGGACCGTCGCCTCGGTGCGCTCCACCCTCAACCCCGGCCTGCGGGTCGGCGGCATCCTCGGCACCATGCAGCGGGGGCGGGCGGTGCACAGCGAGGAGGTGCTCAGCCGGGTGCGCGAGCGCTTCGGCGGGCTCGTCTTCGACACCGTGGTCCGCACCTCGGTGCGCTTCCCCGAGGCCAGCGCCGGGGGCGTGAGCATCCTCGAGTACGATGGGCGCTCCCCCGGCGCCCGGGCCTACCGGCAGCTGGCGGAGGAGGTGCTGCGGCGTGCCCCGACGGATTGA
- a CDS encoding glycerol-3-phosphate dehydrogenase/oxidase encodes MPGTKPYDVVVVGGGITGAGVARDAALRGLRVLLVEQRDLASGTTWGSSGMIHGGIRYLERDWETTRLSCVDGGHIQRIAPHLLFPVVFLIPVLPGAKRGMETTEVGLEAYDRYQPYKAGRPHVRLTRDQALRLEPGLTPDLVGALTMDEWGVDPTRLVTLNALSARDAGAELRTWTEVVGVSREGGAVQGVRLRSRLGGAEETVAARAVCNATGPWASELCAMAGVRLRLRPAKGVHLVYDRRITNVALALEAVDGRGLLLVPHANATILGTTDDDCYADPEQLEVTGDEIEYILQATERILPTIREHRIAHANAALRPTLHQWHRYEDDLTRDYRVVDHRAEGAAGLVTVVGGKMSMFRKMAEDTVDVILRVLGRPAVACRTHLLPLPGGGSPVDVPGLAGRFGLPLVVAARLAGRHGDGAEALLAAAPVDERRALLCECEPVTVAEVRHSVRHEQVERLQDLYRRTRCTGGACLGMRCAWPAARVMAQERGWSQRRTEEEVRDFLDSRWRDRPAVLRGPALAQEELYRGALCAMGDV; translated from the coding sequence ATGCCCGGCACCAAGCCCTACGACGTGGTCGTCGTCGGGGGCGGCATCACCGGGGCCGGCGTGGCCCGGGACGCCGCCCTCCGGGGTCTGCGAGTGCTCCTGGTCGAGCAGCGCGACCTCGCCTCGGGGACCACCTGGGGCAGCAGCGGGATGATCCACGGGGGCATCCGCTACCTGGAGCGCGACTGGGAGACGACCCGGCTCTCCTGCGTCGACGGCGGGCACATCCAGCGGATCGCGCCCCACCTCCTCTTTCCGGTGGTCTTCCTCATCCCCGTCCTCCCCGGCGCGAAGCGAGGCATGGAGACCACCGAGGTCGGGCTCGAGGCCTACGACCGCTACCAGCCGTACAAGGCGGGCCGGCCCCACGTGCGCCTCACCCGGGACCAGGCGCTCCGGCTCGAGCCCGGGCTCACCCCCGACCTGGTGGGGGCGCTGACCATGGACGAGTGGGGCGTCGACCCCACCCGGCTGGTCACCCTCAACGCGCTCTCCGCGCGCGACGCCGGCGCCGAGCTGCGCACCTGGACCGAGGTGGTGGGGGTGAGCCGCGAGGGCGGCGCGGTGCAGGGGGTGCGGCTGCGCTCGCGGCTGGGCGGTGCCGAGGAGACGGTGGCGGCGCGGGCGGTCTGCAACGCCACCGGCCCGTGGGCGTCCGAGCTCTGCGCGATGGCGGGGGTGCGGCTGCGGCTGCGGCCCGCCAAGGGCGTGCACCTCGTCTACGACCGGCGGATCACCAACGTCGCGCTCGCCCTCGAGGCGGTCGACGGCCGCGGCCTGCTCCTGGTGCCCCACGCCAACGCCACCATCCTCGGCACCACCGACGACGACTGCTACGCCGATCCCGAGCAGCTCGAGGTCACCGGCGACGAGATCGAGTACATCCTGCAGGCCACCGAGCGCATCCTCCCGACCATCCGCGAGCACCGCATCGCCCACGCCAACGCCGCGCTCCGCCCCACCCTCCACCAGTGGCACCGCTACGAGGACGACCTCACCCGCGACTATCGGGTGGTCGACCACCGCGCCGAGGGGGCGGCCGGACTGGTGACCGTCGTCGGCGGCAAGATGTCGATGTTCCGGAAGATGGCCGAGGACACCGTCGACGTGATCCTGCGCGTGCTGGGGCGCCCGGCCGTGGCCTGCCGCACCCACCTGCTGCCCCTCCCCGGGGGCGGCTCGCCGGTGGACGTGCCCGGCCTCGCCGGCCGCTTCGGGCTGCCGCTCGTGGTGGCCGCACGGCTCGCCGGCCGCCACGGCGACGGCGCCGAGGCCCTGCTCGCCGCCGCCCCCGTCGACGAGCGGCGGGCGCTGCTCTGCGAGTGCGAGCCGGTGACCGTCGCCGAGGTGCGCCACTCCGTCCGCCACGAGCAGGTGGAGCGGCTCCAGGACCTCTACCGGCGCACCCGCTGCACCGGCGGCGCCTGCCTGGGGATGCGCTGCGCGTGGCCGGCGGCCCGGGTGATGGCCCAGGAGCGGGGATGGAGCCAGCGGCGCACCGAGGAGGAGGTGCGCGACTTCCTCGACAGCCGCTGGCGCGACCGGCCCGCGGTGCTCCGCGGGCCCGCGCTCGCCCAGGAGGAGCTGTACCGGGGGGCGCTCTGCGCGATGGGCGATGTCTGA